The window GTTAGGAAACTTTTCCCCAAGTTTGGGGCGGCGGAGTTCCCGCGGAGAAGGGGCCgaagggagctggggtgggaggcGCGGGCCCGCGAATGCAGAGCTGAGGCCGAGGCCGGGGCCGGGACGCGGGTGGGGCGCAGGCCGGGGTCAGGGCCGCAGCCGGCTGTGCGCCGTGCCCGCCCGGGgcgctgccccctccctcccctgggagcTGCgtggctcccccctcccccccacctgcTTCCTGCCTCAGCCTCCTGCCCCGATATAACGCCCTCCCTGCGCCGGGGCCGGCCTTCGTGCTCTGCCCGCCACGGCAGCCTCTGCCTCCGCTCCCCGCGCCGCGGCCGCGCCCCGGCCCCAACTGAGGGCCTGACAGCCCCCAGGCAGGGCGGCGCCACGGCGGGCACCGCGCTCCCCTCCACTGGATCACTTCCCCCAGCTGGGGCAACTTCTCCCGAGGCGGGAGGCGCTTTTTACTCGGCTCCCTAATATCCCAGTTGGGCAAACTTCTCGGCCCTGAATGACTTTTCCTGAAGCGGACATTTTCCTCAAATCGGGTAACTGTCTCCGAAGGGGTCACTTCCCCCAAACAGTTTTCTCCTCGGAAGTCCCCAGGACCCAGCCCCTGGGCCCGGTGGCCTCCGGGCCTGGGTGTGCAGGCCAGTCTGGCCCCCTCTCCACCAGCCACTCTCCTACGCCTTCTTCTGGTCCAGGCCACCGGCCCAGGCTTCCACACTAGGAGGCCGCCGATCCTCTGCCAGTGCCCAGGCCGCGGTGCTCGATGCCCCTGCCTagctgaggggaaggggaaggggaagttggtggggggtggggggtgggggagaagtgcCCAGCTGGATACAGGCAGCGGGGGCTCCTGAGGCTCTGACCCGGCTGCTGTGTGTCCCTGCAGGAGAGTGTGCTGGGCAGACGATGCTGGACACGATGGAGGCGCCGGGCCACTCGAGGCAGCTGCTGCTGCAGCTCAACAACCAGCGCACCAAGGGCTTCTTGTGCGACGTGATCATCGTGGTGCAGAACGCCCTCTTCCGCGCGCACAAGAACGTGCTGGCGGCCAGCAGCGCCTACCTCAAGTCCCTGGTGGTGCATGACAACCTGCTCAACCTGGACCATGACATGGTGAGCCCGGCGGTGTTCCGCCTGGTGCTGGACTTCATCTACACCGGCCGCCTGGCTGATGGCgcagaggcggcggcggcagcggctgTGGCCCCGGGGGCTGAGCCGAGCCTGGGCGCCGTGCTGGCCGCCGCCAGCTACCTGCAGATCCCCGACCTCGTGGCGTTGTGCAAAAAGCGCCTCAAGCGCCACGGCAAGTACTGCCACctgcggggcggcgggggcggcggcggcggttaTGCACCCTACGGGAGGCCGGGCCGTGGCCTTCGGGCAGCCACGCCCGTCATCCAGGCCTGCTACTCGTCCCCAGCCGGgcctccgccgccgcccgccgccgagCCGTCTTCGGGCCCCGAGGCCGCAGTGAACACGCACTGCGCGGAGCTGTACGCCTCGGGCCCCGGCCCGGCCTCGGCGCTCTGCGCCCCGGAGCGCCGCTGCTCCCCGCTCTGCGGCCTGGACCTGTCCAAGAAAAGCCCGCCGGGCTCCGCGCCTCCAGAGCGGCCGCCGGGCGAGCGCGAACTGCCCCCGCGCCCAGACAGTCCTCCCAGCGCCGGCCCCGCAGCCTACAAAGAGCCACCGCTCGCCCTGccaccgctgccgccgctgcccttccagaagctggaggaggctgTACCGCCTCCGGACCCGTTCcgtggcggcggcggcagccCGGGACCCGAGCCCCCGGGCCGCCCCGACGGACCCAGCCTTCTCTATCGCTGGATGAAGCACGAGCCAGGCCTGGGCAGCTACGGCGACGAGCTGGGCCGGGAGCGCGGCTCCCCCAGCGAGCGCTGCGAGGAGCGCGGCGGGGACCCGGCCGCTTCGCCCGGGGTACCCCCACTGGGCCTGGCGCCGCCGCGCTACCAGGGCAGCTTGGACGGGCCAGGCGCGGGCGGCGACGGCGACGACTACAAGAGCAGCAGCGAGGAGACGGGCAGCAGCGAGGACCCCAGCCCGCCCGGCGGCCACCTCGAGGGCTACCCATGCCCGCACCTGGCCTATGGCGAGCCTGAGAGCTTCGGTGACAACCTGTACGTGTGCATTCCGTGCGGCAAGGGCTTCCCCAGCTCGGAGCAGCTGAATGCGCACGTGGAAGCTCacgtggaggaggaggaagcgcTGTACGGCAGGGCAGAGGCGGCTGAGGTAGCGGCGGGGGCCGCCGGCTTGGGGCCCCCTTTTGGAGGCAGTGGGGACAAGGTCGCTGGGGCTCCGGGCGGCCTGGGCGAGCTGCTGCGGCCTTACCGCTGCGCGTCGTGCGACAAGAGCTACAAGGACCCGGCCACGCTGCGGCAGCACGAGAAGACGCACTGGCTGACGCGGCCCTATCCGTGCACCATCTGCGGGAAGAAGTTCACGCAGCGCGGGACCATGACGCGCCACATGCGCAGCCACCTGGGCCTCAAACCCTTCGCGTGCGACGCGTGCGGCATGCGCTTCACGCGCCAGTACCGCCTGACAGAGCACATGCGCATCCACTCGGGCGAGAAGCCCTACGAGTGCCAGGTGTGCGGCGGCAAGTTCGCACAGCAACGCAACCTCATCAGCCACATGAAAATGCACGCCGTGGGTGGCGCGGCAGGCGCAGCCGGGGCGCTGGCGGGTCTGGGGGGGCTACCCGGCGTCCCCGGCCCCGACGGCAAGGGCAAGCTCGACTTTCCCGAGGGCGTCTTTGCTGTGGCCCGCCTCACGGCCGAACAGCTGAGCCTGAAGCAGCAGGACAAGGCAGCCGCGGCCGAGCTGCTGGCGCAGACCACGCACTTCCTGCACGACCCCAAGGTGGCGCTGGAGAGCCTCTACCCGCTGGCTAAGTTCACCGCGGAGCTGGGCCTCAGCCCCGACAAGGCGGCCGAGGTGCTGAGCCAAGGAGCGCACCTGGCCGCCGGACCCGACGGCCGGACCATCGACCGTTTTTCCCCGACCTAGAGCGCCTCATGCCGGCCCGACTTGCCGCCGCCGCGTGGCCCCGGCCCGTGGCCCCAGGGAGCGGCGGCGGCAGCCGCGAGCAGGCACACCGCGCCGGACAACTGTAGTAGCAGCGGCAGCGTCGCCGCGGTGGCGGCGGCCCCACCTGGCCTCACTGCTTTGTGCCTTAGCccgggggttggggtggggggtgaaacCCCGGGacgggggtgggatgggggaagggagatttatatttttgatatcaGCTTTGACCAAAGGAGACCCCCGGCCCTTCTCCGCCTCTTCCTGTGGTTCGTcggccccctcccctggctccgCGCTGCTCTTGGAGGGAGGGGTGTCACTGATGGGGCGCTCCCAGCCCTACCTCCGGCCCTTGCGACCACACCCATTCTCACTGTGAATCTCCCTGCTGGGGTCGGAGCGTCGGGCAgagttggggagtggggaggggactgAGCCGGCCGGAGggcccccccctccgcccccccgcTCCCGCCCGCCCCGGGACTGATAATGTGAAGTTCCTCATTTTGCACAAGTGGCACTAGCCCCAGGGccaacccttccctccctctggagTCCGAGGGCTGAGACAGCCCTGGCCTACCGGTCTCCCACTCCCGCGgtgtcctcccccctcccctggggcccCGGACCATATTTATTGCATGCGCCCCGGGCGGCCCCCCACCTCGagcccaggctgggctgggctggaacGTGGTCTCTttagctccctcctccccagtttGTATATTTCCTACCTTGTACACAGGCTCTTCCAGAGCCGCTTCCATTTTCTATACTCGAACCAAACAGCAATAAAGCAGTAACCAAGGACCCTGGACCCCGCTCCTCTCTTCTGCCCTGCACAAGGacctgggtgggtggaggggccaGACACACCCCCTCATACAGGTGCAGAGAGAAACTTGCGCCTTCTTCCCTCCCCGATCCCAGAGACAGATGGGCAAGAGTTAGGCATGTTCATTAACTAAAAATTTattaagggaaacaaaaccagtgCTGCAAAtggggcagaaaggagagacaggTCTCCCACCCACCAGTCATTGGCCTTCATCCAGGGGAGAGGATATCAAAGGAGAGGCCGGGACCCTGTACCCCAAAGAGTCCGTCTTCTGAGGCTCTGGGGCACTCATCCCCCTGAACCACTGGTGGCTCTCCTGCAAAGTACCCCCTTATTCAGGTATAATCTTGGGGCCTCAGGGAGGGTACAGCTTCATTCCCATCCTCTGGCCAGGCTGTACAGTCCAGACAGGGAGCTTTGGGGGATTCCCCCTCTGGTCCCATCAAAATTTACTCCTGGCTCCTCCTCAAGGCCCTGTCTTCCTCCAAGTTCCTCTCATCCCTGTCCCTGGCTTGGGAGAACCCATTCCCAGTAGGAAGCCTCTCGAGTGAGGCTTTGGACACAGGTGCCAGCTTAAGAGGCAACAAAAATCTCAAAGGCCAAAAGGCCCCTGTGTCAAGTTCTTCTAGGGCAAAGCTAGAAAGGGTGAAAACTCCAGGCTTGGCAATGCCCCTCTCAGGCACTGACCCATCCTACCCTCAGGCGGTGCTGTAGGAGCCTGGAAGTTTCTCAGAGCGCAGGGGCCTGAGAAAGGTTTGGGCAGGAACACTTTATTAGGGTCCTgccacagagaaggaagaggtaTCAGAGGAGGTACCAGAGGAGGAAGATTCAGAGTGGGAACCCCCATGGCAAGGACCTGAGGTGAAGAAGTTGAGGGGATCAGGGAGGTGAGAGGCATCACCAGAAAGGGAAGGGGGGCAAGGGGAGgattcaggagagagagagagagagagagagggagaaggggggggggaggaactgAGAAAAGTCTGAAGAAACTTCATGAAATGGGACCTAGAACAAAAGGAAGGCCaatgagggagaggagcaggcaAAGGCCACCCAGGAAGCATGAGCCTGAGACCATATGTCCCCTCCCTCTAGACCCATGACCATCCAAGGGGAAACGAGTGGCAAAGTGTAACGGACTCAGATGGATAAGGACAGGAAGAGCAGCAGGATGGATGTGTGTTTGGGGGTAGGGGTAGGAAAGGTGGGGCCTAGGGCTGCTGTTGGGGATCTAGTGTCCAGAACCCAACCTGGGTCCCTAGGGGAATCCAGGCCTCCGAGAGAGACACACACCCTGGGCACTCTCTTCATGGCATGACCAAAGCCTCTTGGGACACATTCAGGACAGGGGTTCTGAAGATTGAAGGGACCCGTCATTTCGCCTGCACCTGATGGAAATGCAACCCCTACCCTATCTCCAGCTGAGAAAGTGTCTGAGTCCCTGTGCTGAGAAGGCCTTCCCCCAGCCCTTGAACTagacagggggagggagaaaggctgAGACCATGGGTGGCCTATCTGGCTCACCCACCTGCTGTCACTGCAGCCAGCCACCTCCCTGCTAAATCTTGGCAGCCCAGGAGGGTCCCAGCAGCTTCCGCCCGACCCTCAGGAGGGGCTCTGTGAGGAGCAGCTCCCCCACAGCACGGCCACGGCGTGGGTTGGAAGAGGATGGTTTATTGTCTGGGTGGATTGGTGGCTCAGGCACGTGGGCATCTTCGTTGCTACACTGGGCGCCTGGTGGCCTCTCAGGAATGGTTCCGGGGGGAGACCCCGATGCGGCCCTCTCAGCCCACCTGGGCCCACGTGAGGAAGGCCGGGATGTCCCGCACAGGCACATTCCTCGTCAGTGCCTTCACACGCAGGTTGCGGTCATCCGTCAACAGCACCACCTCCCGCAGTAGCCGGATTGGCTCCTCTGTAGGCAGGAGAGAGCAGAAGGACTTCaatgagggcaggagggagaggcacaggctgcctctcctctctctggaggttggggtgggggcggggatgtGGTCCCGTAGGGGTCAGGGCCGGTCATTTCCTGGCCCTTCTGTAAGTCTTTCCCTCACGCAATCGGCTGAGGGTACCCCTCCCCTATCGGCTTAGAGAGGACCATGCTGGGCCAGCGCTGGCCTTGTGCTTCAGACCCCCACCTCCAGCACAGTGCTGTGTTGCCTCCTGCCTAGAGATCTGCCTGAGCCACTGGCCTCCACAGACCCTTCTCCCAGGATGCTGAACTGAAGGGGTAGAAGGAGCCCCTTTCCTTCTACTCCTTCTGACTGTATGGCTGGTCCTGGACTCACAATTACTACTCTCTTTTTTGCACATCCTCTCCCTCCAAGGCTAGTGGGCCAATGCTTTAAGTATTAAGAGGTAGAAAGCTCAAGATGGAATCCACAGTGTATCCAGGCTCCTAGATGTGAGAAGAGGGGTTAGTTTAGGGGAGCTCTAAGGAAAGGAGGGCCAGGGTCCCTGGCAGAGCTGCGGCCAAGGTGGCCCTGAGCTAGAGTCCAGTGATTTCCTCCATTACATGAAAGTAATCCACGTAAATGGTGAGAACCTTGAACAGTAGAGaagaggacaaaggaaaggaaaagtcacaGTCATCCATCCAGCTGTCTCCCTTCATGTGTCTCTGTCTTGCTCCTGAGGGCTCGATCTGTGCGTGCTTTCGGATTTCTTTATGCACGTGTGAGTACGTATACTTGTTACATAAGCTTTTTTCCTACATTATAATCATACTAGCCATATTTACTTTAttcaaattttacatattttaaagctCTTTCTATATCAGCACAGGCAGCCTTTGTTCTTTTTAGATGACCTCTTAGCAAGATGTCTTCCACTACCTCTCTTCCCCTAATTTCCTAACCTCTTAATGTACTGGGGAGATTCAACCAGGGCCAAGTACCCACACAAGTGACATCCCCACCCCTGGGCAGGCCGCTTGGTGGCAGGCCCACCCCTCAGTCCCAGGCTGGGTATTTCCTGACGGAGGTCCGGCAGACAGTGAGGCACAGGAAGTGTCCTGCGGGGCTTGCTGACTGCGGGGGGCTGGCGGGGCTGGGCAATCGCAAATGTCCAGGTCAGACCTGAACGGTTTCAGGCTTGCCAGCTCCAGGCAGGGAGGCTGAGAACTGGCCGTCAGCCTGGGAGGAgtttgggggaagagggagggagaggctgaggaCGCTGgtgagcagaggggagaggtggaaggaggaggggtggggagcagaggggagaggtggaaggaggaggggtgggaggtgaggggctGCGGTGGGCAGATGGGGAGAGGATGGCCGCCTGAGCAGAGAGGAGGCCTGGAGCTGGAGCTCAActgcctgggcctgggccctCTGGCATGGTGGTGCTGGCCTGTGCTAATGTGGGGTTCCCAGCTGGCTGCTCAAGGCAGCCCCACCGCTCCTGCCCTGGGGCTCGGACCAAGAAAGTCCCAGACCTTAGGTCAGTTGACTAAGGCCCTGCGTTGCTGGCAGGGGTCTGCAGGGGTTTCTGTGGATACTTTcagacatttttaacaataaacaTCCTCTGTTTTGACACTGGTAACTTCACTTTGTTAGAAACCAGAGACTGTCATCTTGTCAGGCCCCATCCGCCATAATccacatgattttaaaattcaacatcGTTTACACATAAACATTTAGTGACGGTTTCTCTGTGAATCTGACAAGTTAATCTGCTAAGAATTCACACTGACAAATGGGGTTTGATTACACTAGCCGTTGCTGATGTAATTCTGATAGGGGCGGTCCCCAGGATGGCAATGGGTTCCTGTAGGCTGTTTAGGgtgaagtgtgtgtggggggtggagagacTAGTAGGGTGAAAGCCAAAATTTGTCTCTGCTGAGAAAGAAACAGCTCTGAGGCTGGGTGGGGCCGCAGCAGTATCTGAACTACACTTCCCAACAAGGCCTGCAGTCCTGCCTACCTCTCTCTCAGAAGGTGCCCCTCTAGGAAGCTGCCTGGGAGCAGAACACAAGCTCCCCCGTTTGGTTCAGCCAGGACTCCTTTTGATCACTTCACTGCTCCAGGTCTGGCTCTGAGGGCCAGAATGTACAAGCCACATGGCAGGACCCCTCTGAACAGCACCTATGGGTTCATTACCAGCCCCTGGTGCAGAGACTCGGGTAGGAGCAGCAGGGGAGAAGACAGTGCCTCGACTAGTCTGGAAGCCAGGGTAGGAaactgagcagggaagggagatgaGCAACAACGGCTAAAGGAAAAGGACAGGATGTAGTTACCTATACATAGACAGAGACCAAGTGGTAAGAATGACCAAGTCTGTAGACACGGAGCTAGGACATCCTAGGAGGAAACATCAGACTCCTGGAAGCCAGGAGCAGAAAACACCTGAGCCTTGCTGACTCCGAGGGGCCATGCAGGAAAGCATTCTGGGTTGAGAATGAGGTGCTCAAGCCCCTGGAAAAGCATCCCAAGGTGGGTCTTTGGGCCAAAGACAGGACTCCAGTCACCAAAGAGGTCTTGAAAATTGGGCTGAGGGCTCAGTCCTCAAGCTGTCACCTGCCCCCAAAGTGTGATGGCATATGACACCGAGACAGGAAGAGAAGGCCCACTACTCACTAGGAAAGTACCTCCGTCACCGGCCTGACAGAGGGCAAACATTCAGGGATGAACTGAGAGTGTGAACACGGCCAAGAAAAGGGAGGTGGGCCCCAGGGACCACTGGGGACTGTCCTCTCAGAGCTGCAGAGGGCTGGGCTCAGGAGACCATGGCCAGAATAAGCTACACTGAATCATAAAGACATTCTTGCTGTCAGAGAACTCACTGAGGACCCAAGAAAGGAAATGGATCCATGCCGAGCGGGAAAGCTCCCTGCCTAGAGCCTTGCTTCCTGGGCTAGGTCCACCCCTAGTTGGCCCAGGGTCCACCGGGGAGTGGGGGAAGCTGTGACAGGGAAGTTGGATTTCCAGAGTCTGGCCTCAGGCTTGCATCAAATCTGACCTCTGATTTATCAAACTTCCCAGGCCAGAGTTGGTGGTGGAGGAACCCTTTCCTAGGGCTGAGGATGGTAGGGCATGGGGGTGGATGAGCCTGAGGCAGAGGCAAAGCTGTACCTTTGCTGGTGGGCATGAAGTCCTTAGCCTTGTCTTTGCAGTAGTGAAGGCAGCAGGAGAGGATCAGGTCATCGTTGTTACCCTGGAGGAAGAAAGTGTGAGAAGGGCCATTGGGCAGGAGGGGGCGCCATTCGGAGGTGGCACAGGTGTACTTTTTGCCTCTGGGGTTCCTGGGGAGGATCACATCCCGGAGTCCCTCCCATACACGTCAGGCCCTGCTTGGTTGGGTCCAACTGTGCCAAGAGTGATCTAGGGGACACAGAACTGCCCCTCCTGGGCCTCAATGGTGGCTGTCCCCCTCAGCTGCCTAGGCTGCCTGAGCTGCCTGACTTCCCGGAGACCCTGTTCTGAGGTGGACTGTGGGCTCTCCCTT of the Neofelis nebulosa isolate mNeoNeb1 chromosome 16, mNeoNeb1.pri, whole genome shotgun sequence genome contains:
- the HIC1 gene encoding hypermethylated in cancer 1 protein isoform X2, whose translation is MLDTMEAPGHSRQLLLQLNNQRTKGFLCDVIIVVQNALFRAHKNVLAASSAYLKSLVVHDNLLNLDHDMVSPAVFRLVLDFIYTGRLADGAEAAAAAAVAPGAEPSLGAVLAAASYLQIPDLVALCKKRLKRHGKYCHLRGGGGGGGGYAPYGRPGRGLRAATPVIQACYSSPAGPPPPPAAEPSSGPEAAVNTHCAELYASGPGPASALCAPERRCSPLCGLDLSKKSPPGSAPPERPPGERELPPRPDSPPSAGPAAYKEPPLALPPLPPLPFQKLEEAVPPPDPFRGGGGSPGPEPPGRPDGPSLLYRWMKHEPGLGSYGDELGRERGSPSERCEERGGDPAASPGVPPLGLAPPRYQGSLDGPGAGGDGDDYKSSSEETGSSEDPSPPGGHLEGYPCPHLAYGEPESFGDNLYVCIPCGKGFPSSEQLNAHVEAHVEEEEALYGRAEAAEVAAGAAGLGPPFGGSGDKVAGAPGGLGELLRPYRCASCDKSYKDPATLRQHEKTHWLTRPYPCTICGKKFTQRGTMTRHMRSHLGLKPFACDACGMRFTRQYRLTEHMRIHSGEKPYECQVCGGKFAQQRNLISHMKMHAVGGAAGAAGALAGLGGLPGVPGPDGKGKLDFPEGVFAVARLTAEQLSLKQQDKAAAAELLAQTTHFLHDPKVALESLYPLAKFTAELGLSPDKAAEVLSQGAHLAAGPDGRTIDRFSPT
- the HIC1 gene encoding hypermethylated in cancer 1 protein isoform X1, with the protein product MTFPEADIFLKSGECAGQTMLDTMEAPGHSRQLLLQLNNQRTKGFLCDVIIVVQNALFRAHKNVLAASSAYLKSLVVHDNLLNLDHDMVSPAVFRLVLDFIYTGRLADGAEAAAAAAVAPGAEPSLGAVLAAASYLQIPDLVALCKKRLKRHGKYCHLRGGGGGGGGYAPYGRPGRGLRAATPVIQACYSSPAGPPPPPAAEPSSGPEAAVNTHCAELYASGPGPASALCAPERRCSPLCGLDLSKKSPPGSAPPERPPGERELPPRPDSPPSAGPAAYKEPPLALPPLPPLPFQKLEEAVPPPDPFRGGGGSPGPEPPGRPDGPSLLYRWMKHEPGLGSYGDELGRERGSPSERCEERGGDPAASPGVPPLGLAPPRYQGSLDGPGAGGDGDDYKSSSEETGSSEDPSPPGGHLEGYPCPHLAYGEPESFGDNLYVCIPCGKGFPSSEQLNAHVEAHVEEEEALYGRAEAAEVAAGAAGLGPPFGGSGDKVAGAPGGLGELLRPYRCASCDKSYKDPATLRQHEKTHWLTRPYPCTICGKKFTQRGTMTRHMRSHLGLKPFACDACGMRFTRQYRLTEHMRIHSGEKPYECQVCGGKFAQQRNLISHMKMHAVGGAAGAAGALAGLGGLPGVPGPDGKGKLDFPEGVFAVARLTAEQLSLKQQDKAAAAELLAQTTHFLHDPKVALESLYPLAKFTAELGLSPDKAAEVLSQGAHLAAGPDGRTIDRFSPT